ATTTTTTGGAGCAATATAGAGGATCGGTGTACGTGTGATAGTGTTATTGCAGCCTTTGGGAAATATAAGGACTTACTCTCGACATTATAATTGAGTTGGATCTATCAATGCACTGCAATAAAaacttgtgtttttttttaaataggaCTAGAGCGGTTGCTTTAAGTATTCATTAAAGAAACTATCGAATGCAATAAAAAGACGTAAATATCTTAAATGATATTAGTATTCTCTACAAATAACTATCCAATGCACCATTATAAGAACTTGGTGATCCTTTAACAATATTAGATACATTTTGTCACCCCCATAGTTCCACTTAAATCAACCCGTTACAAACATTTCTACAGTATGTTCATGGCACTGAGTGAAATTAGTGtaaaagcttgaaaaagaaaaataagagtAAAATGTAGCCCAATGGACTAACATACAGGCTAGAAAAATGGGCCTTCCCCTGCCTTTTATGttacagaaaaaaaattcatgggCTTCAACAAAGGAAGAAGAGATCCAAAACAAAAGTGATGACGTGGGGCCCCACGAGCAAGTTGTAAGGAAGGAGCGAAGGGTCGTCTGGGATATTCCATTCCTCAACCACTACACAAAAACACCGCGTAGCAAAACACAGAGGAGAACGATCACACCTTTTTAAATCCattcaatttggtttcaacgaCGCCGCAGCAGCCAGTTACGACCCGACCCGATCCGATCAGACAATCCAGCTTCGACCTTCCGATCCACCGCCATGAGCTTCATCTTCGGCAAGCGCAAAACCCCCGCAGGTTTCGTATAACCCGATCAAATTTCCGGTTCCAATTTCAATAGATTGAATTTAGCTTTACAAGATTTCAATTTCGTTCAATTTTTACATGATTTCTGAAGCTGTTCATCGAATCACTGCAGCTTGTTCTTCAATGATTTATATGAACTAGTTTTGAACAATCGGAGAGAGATTGATTAAAAGAAATAGGGAAAACTTAGACTATATAAGAACTAGTTCATTGCTCTGAGTTGTGTGGTGGTTTGGCAATTTTGTGTTGGTCGGGCACATGAATTGTGTTAAGATTACGGTTTACGAGGTGGGATTCTGATATGCATGTGTGGGTTTGTGATTTCAGAACTGTTGCGGGAGAACAAGAGAATGCTGGATAAATCCATTAGGGAaatcgagagggagagaggatCGCTTCAGGCGCAGGAGAAGAAACTCATTCAGGAGATTAAGAAGagtgccaagcaaggccagatGGTAAGTTATTTTCTCGCTGCCAGTTGCTGTTTTTGCTTTAGGTTGTGGAGACGAGaggtttagtatctttctgtgtttgTATAATGTGGGTGAGCTACTTTCACCACAGACATAAACCCCCGTGGTGCGTTGTGTTGTCTAGTTGTATCTATCAGAGAGTTTTCGCGTCGCACCCTACACGCTTTAGCTTGATGCTCAAGAGGTTCTCATTTGTGTAATTCTGTTTCAGGGTGCTGTCAGGGTTATGGCAAAAGACCTCGTTCGAACACGGCACCAAATTGAAAAGTTTTACAAGCTCAAGTCACAACTCCAGGGTGTATCTCTCAGAATTCAGGTATGCTCCACATTCTATAACGTATGCCCCTTGAATTTTGTCTGAATAGAACGTTCTTGGCAATTTGTACACCATCATTACCTCAACGCATGAATGGTGTGTGCTTTATGTGAAATAATATCTATGGTAGTTGTTTTTAGGAGTTGATTGGTTCTTAtctggtttttgttttgtttttagacACTGAAATCAACTCAAGCGATGGGAGAGGCAATGAAGGGGGTGACAAAGGCTATGGGACAGATGAATAGGCAGATGAACTTGCCATCACTGCAAAAAATCATGCAAGAATTTGAGAGGCAAAATGAGAAGATGGAATTGACAACTGAGGTGATGGGAGATGCCATCGATGATGCTTTGGAAGGAgatgaggaagaggaggaaacAGACGACCTAGTCAACCAAGTTCTCGATGAAATTGGTATAACTGTCAATCAAGAGGTAATTCTTACAGTCAGAGCTCATATACTTTTCTTAATTCAAAATACAAATGGTTTGAGTAGTAATATTCTGTGTTCTCATTCATTGCAGCTTGTTAATGCGCCATCAGCCTCTGTGGCTGCACCAGCTGCAAAGGGTAAGGTTCCTCAAGTGGAAGCAGCAGCAGCGACTGATGATGGTGGGATAGATAGTGATTTACAGGCGAGGCTAGACAATCTAAGAAAGATGTAGACTTCATATCTTGTATATACTATATTTGGCATAGTGTGAAAGGTCAGATTTCTTTTGGGCCTTGTAATATCTGTGAAAAACTATTTAAGAAATTCTTTCTGATCAGAGGATATGAGATTTGCGGATtctaataaattacatttggCAAATCTATACTGAGAGATGCTGAAATGGTAAAACATGTTGTAGGAAACTTTGTCAATTTGTTCGATTCTGCACCGATCATAATTCTGttatttgttgattgtgaGCACAGGAGATTGGCATTTTATTCTTTAAAAGTGCGGTATAATGGTGACGACGAATTGTTAATTCTTGTGTTCAAAATCTACCTAAGACGATTGAAGTTGACAATATGTTATCTTCTTGTGAACATTTAGACTATACTCTTAAGTCTAATTTAGCCACGCACCaataatttgagtatcatatACAAATTTGAGTATTGTATAGAAGTGGGCAGACCTTGATCCAACATCTAGGGAAAATGAATATAGGAAAATGGTTGCCCTATGTCCGCTGATCCTTGTTTTCTACAATGAATTTCTTGTTATCACCGTCCTTATACCACAGTCGTAaacaaactgaaaactcgaaaTTAAGAAATCAAAGTGTCccaatttccttttctttctctctcggGAAAGAAACTAAAAACCTTAAACCGGCATACTTGCGCTGCTGCTGGAAACCAGCAGGACTTCTCCAGAATGCTCCTCCGGCGTAGTAGTGGTTAACTCCCGGTTGCACCACGAAATAACTGGCACGGTTGTCCGACAGAGCGGGCAATCGGAGTGAGAGTAGAGCCACATATCTATGCAAGGAGCATGAAATGAGTGCTTGCAGCTTGGCAACTTCCTTACCTCTTCTCCATCTTCAAACACTGACAAGCAAACAGCGCATTCATAATCGATCAGTACATGACCTTGTTCTTGAGCCACTGACccttccttttgtttcttgtaCTTGAAGCTATCCATGTTCTCAAAGATCCTGCTC
This genomic interval from Argentina anserina chromosome 1, drPotAnse1.1, whole genome shotgun sequence contains the following:
- the LOC126799371 gene encoding vacuolar protein sorting-associated protein 2 homolog 1; its protein translation is MSFIFGKRKTPAELLRENKRMLDKSIREIERERGSLQAQEKKLIQEIKKSAKQGQMGAVRVMAKDLVRTRHQIEKFYKLKSQLQGVSLRIQTLKSTQAMGEAMKGVTKAMGQMNRQMNLPSLQKIMQEFERQNEKMELTTEVMGDAIDDALEGDEEEEETDDLVNQVLDEIGITVNQELVNAPSASVAAPAAKGKVPQVEAAAATDDGGIDSDLQARLDNLRKM
- the LOC126799382 gene encoding RING-H2 finger protein ATL52-like codes for the protein MSQQISLPQFSISPSMGSYRAPTPFWPPPPPPPAVTKSPSLSMLYYGLIVVGTAAIVLAMYNLLFIKWSAPHPPSSPRNVRSNASVDAARSRSRIFENMDSFKYKKQKEGSVAQEQGHVLIDYECAVCLSVFEDGEEVRKLPSCKHSFHAPCIDMWLYSHSDCPLCRTTVPVISWCNRELTTTTPEEHSGEVLLVSSSSASMPV